From the genome of Lotus japonicus ecotype B-129 chromosome 6, LjGifu_v1.2, one region includes:
- the LOC130725279 gene encoding uncharacterized protein LOC130725279, translating to MASRIDDLAKVDASKETWTIVAKVNHLWLSPSLYGSKLPFSMDMILMEDKGCKIHATVRKTLIYRFQSLLAEGKVYQISYFGVGESGCDFRPTEHPFKINFDIQTSVRLLPNKAINITSYSFVPLADIMYKELDTSFLIDVIGILTGASKWRTRVRKGWVWVECAFFGKYVSEVIGYLSSVDATNAIVVRLASKMFMVLLGFFFFTGFWSQMILQHKLLVRFKTLQKKISLEEDFLKKSDGKIIEQLKDLAEKSFCVEQHDEIKQYLTPCEAAWRTFKYDIHNIWPPVLRLGFHLPNQQSVLFKENDDLEVVMERSTNKGTQFLAWMDANKKYQEGRNLTYA from the exons ATGGCTTCAAGAATCGACGATCTGGCCAAAGTGGATGCCTCCAAAGAAACCTGGACAATTGTTGCGAAAGTCAATCATCTATGGCTaagtccgagcttatatggctCAAAGCTACCCTTTTCAATGGACATGATACTTATGGAAGACAAG gGCTGCAAAATTCATGCTACCGTTAGGAAGACTTTGATTTATAGATTTCAGTCTTTGCTAGCTGAAGGAAAAGTATACCAGATTTCCTACTTTGGTGTTGGCGAAAGCGGTTGTGATTTTCGCCCAACCGAGcatccattcaagatcaactttgatattcagaCTTCTGTACGACTGCTACCTAACAAGGCTATCAACATAACATCGTACTCTTTCGTTCCACTTGCTGACATAATGTATAAGGAACTTGATACATCATTCCTTATCG ATGTAATTGGAATTCTCACGGGAGCAAGCAAGTGGAGAACAAGAGTTCGAAAAGGATG ggtttgggttgaatgTGCTTTTTTCGGGAAATATGTTTCTGAAGTCATTGGTTATCTTTCGTCTGTTGATGCAACCAATGCTATCGTG gtaAGACTAGCGTCTAAAATGTTTATGGTGCTACTAGGGTTCTTTTTTTTTACAG GTTTTTGGAGTCAAATGATCCTACAGCACAAATTATTAGTCCGCTTCAAGACtctgcaaaaaaaaatatcccTTGAAGAAGATTTTCTGAAAAAGAGTGATGGGAAAATCATCGAGCAACTCAAAGATCTTGCTGAA aaatcaTTTTGTGTTGAACAACATGATGAAATCAAACA GTACCTTACTCCATGTGAAGCCGCATGGAGAACATTCAAATATGATATTCATAACATATGGCCTCCAGTGTTGCGATTAGGATTTCATCTTCCAAACCAACAAAGTGTTTTATTCAAGGAAAATGACGATTTAGAAGTTGTGATGGAAAGATCAACTAATAAGGGCACTCAATTCTTGGCTTGGATGGACGCCAACAAGAAGTACCAGGAGGGGAGAAATCTCACATATGCCTAA
- the LOC130723622 gene encoding uncharacterized protein LOC130723622, whose product MLFSMQLLYFYKQPPSPLFPSLPRQLVHSDQAIFKNSRVIIINPSSSFSSCCIVHAAKEDSEQYEIDPDKARESLKELDQQIQSLSNEQVSSPKVRVKVSDVKLAEDQVSGSGSGSGTDKIDISDSFLASLAGGLLFFSIFYNVLFYTVIKPSIDGPSP is encoded by the exons ATGTTGTTCTCCATGCAGCTTCTTTACTTCTATAAGCAACCACCATCACCATTGTTTCCATCACTTCCCAGACAATTAGTACACAGTGATCAAGCCATTTTCAAGAACAGCAGGGTCATCATCataaacccatcttcttcattttcttcttgcTGCATTGTTCATGCAGCGAAGGAAGATTCAGAGCAATATGAGATAGACCCAGATAAGGCTAGAGAATCCCTTAAAGAGCTTGACCAACAAATCCAGTCTCTCTCCAATGAACAAGTCTCCTCCCCAAAAGTCAGGGTCAAGG TTTCGGATGTGAAGCTTGCAGAAGACCAAGTCAGTGGCAGTGGCAGTGGCAGTGGCACTGATAAGATAGACATTTCGGATTCTTTTCTTGCATCCCTAGCTGGTGGCCTGCTTTTCTTTAGTATATTTTACAATGTTCTATTTTACACTGTAATTAAGCCATCCATCGATGGTCCTAGTCCATAA